The nucleotide window aaataaaacatggaAAATGAAATGGAAAACTAAATAAGCTTGGCATGGAAGACAGAATGACTCACCCCGGCATATGAAACAAATTTAGGCATTCTAGTCATATCTTTTGGGCCCTCAGAGTATACACTTGCACCAATGAAGATCAATTTCGATACCTGTGAAACCAAGCTTAAATTAGCTAATTGGAATATAAAACTCTCAAACTTGTAAGATCTGTCTTGTATGAAGGCTTGTGGCATAGTAGTCAAAATTCACATAAAAGGAAGCACTACAGATACCTCAGTCTAATCTGTTGTATTACTCTGTAGTCTGCAGTAAAGAAATATAGACAACAAAACCATTTTAAGCATGTACCGCATCCGGGTAGTTGACTGAAAAATCAATGGCAACAGCAGCACCAAGGCTGGGCCCGACTAACACCATAGGCCTTTTGATGTAGGATTTCCAGAACTACACATAAAAGTTAAGTTGTAAGGGTCACATCACTGTAACTAAGAAAATAACAGATCAATGTAACCATTAGATTGGCTGAACTGTTAGGCATAGGGAGTTGTGGTGGGTGTGGTGTCATACTCTCTGGTACGTTGTCTCTTAATGAAATGATAAGTAGCTCTCCTATGATGGCTCTCCTACATGTTCgaggaaaaaaaatacaaaaatggAAAATAAACTGAAAACTATTGTAGCAATTCAGGAGAAAGTTCTGTATTTTATAACATGCCTGGCAAGGACGGTTGTTCAGTTACTCTCATCCTAAGTAAGTTGAAATCAGTTATTATAATGTTAAGCAAGTTGTTCAAATCAGCTACTATCAGTACTTCAGTAGCATTCAAGCGTTTCCCATATTAGAATCAGAAATAAGTTCACGAGAAGGAAAAGGACACATCATGTGGCAATTAGCAAAAGGTACAGCATTGGTGatggtacatatatatagtaccTGGTAAAGATGCTCGCGTTTGGATGCAACATCACATGGTGGCCGTGTTTCTACGAATGAGAAAATCAACGATATTACAAGGGGCCTACAAAGTACGAAATTAAAACCTTACCAGGTACAGTAACCAAACCAACCAGGTACAGTAACCAAACCAGATCACATGGTGTACAGGATGGGGCGTACCTAAATCAGAGAAGCCCCAACCAAGGATGTCCACAGCCCAAACCTCCAATCCGGCCTCCTCAAGCAAAGGGTAGGTGTATCTCCATTCTAGAACAGAACTGTAGACAATACTTTAAAATGGTCCACACTAATAGTCACATACTCACATAGCAGAAATACAGCATTTTATTTTGGGACAGGCTCCAAGACAGCGATGATGAGCAGCACTGAAACCAGATCTTTCTAGTCGAACCATGAAATTTTGCTGTGGAATGGAACTCACCTGTCGAAGCCATGCAGCAGCACGACTGGATCAGCGTCCTGTTGCTGCTTGAGCGGCCTGACACAGCTGCTCGGTATCGCGCTCCCCGAAAAACCGGTCTGAAGATGGAGATAGGGTAAGTTCAGGCTTCAGAAAAACACAGCCATTGCGTATTGAGCGTACGACACAGCACAGTAAAATCGGGAGAAATCGGCTCGCCTGGACGGGCACGCGCTCGATTCGCTTGGCGAGGCGGATGGCGGCGCCAGTCGCGGATGCGCTCCACCGCCTGGGGAAGGAAGGACGGGAACCCGGCCGCGCTGGTGCCTCTGGCAGTGGCGCCGGCCCCGTCCGGGGCGGAGGCGGCGCTGGAAGCCGCAACCCTGAGGCGGGACCTGGGCGACGCGGCTAGCGGCGGTAGCGGCAGCGCCGGTAGGGAGGAGGACGTGAGGAGCAGCGGCATTTGGTTGGGTTCGGCGCGCTTGCCCGCGCGCTGGACGGTCTCGAGGCTTGGAGTTGGAGCTGTGTGCCATGTACTCTCCGCTGCACGGGTGTTATAGGTCGCGAGGACGGTGGAGGCCGCGTGGCATCGTGTGGCGCCACACTGCCACGGGCTATGCACATGCGATTTTTCAGCACGAAAGGCGAAAACAATGCGAAGGAaaatttgaagaaaaaaaaagatatttGCGACAAACACCTCACTTTTTCCCGAGAGAAACAACCTCAGGTTAGGTCTTGTGTGATACTCTCGTATTTGTTTCGATCATGTATTGGGGTATGGACATCCCATTCTACTTCACAACATATAAATTAAGGTGAATACGAAAGTATCTAAACAAAGCCTCACTTACATCGTGACGTTCCTCAAAGTTAGAAAATTCACATCTACCGTCTGTTGCAAGATCTGACTTGACGCGGATGGCATTCAGACCttagttattatttatgttcaGGTAATAGCTCTACGCGAGCCATTTAACAAAAATTGTTCTCTATATGTTTTCACACTCCAACGTCATGTATCCGGGGGAAGGAGCTCAGCGGTGGTACAAATTAAGAAGCTCAACGAGAAAGAGGACGAGTGCGAGCAAAGGATGGCCACGGGGAAGAGGAGCTCAGCGGTGGCACAAGAAGGATGAGCTCGACGATGCAAAGGAGGAGCAGGAGAGGAAGAAGTGGAATCAGGATGGGAAAAAAGCTTCTTTCATGTTGTATACGAGAATCGGCTCGACTGTGCATCGTGTCACAAGGCATGACTCGCTTTTTCATGAGAATCAGTCGCAGAAGTGGCTCCAAACATGGCTTCAAATCTATACAAATCTTTAAATGTAGGGAGAACCTCTTTTATAAATCAACAGTGCCCACGTAACCTGTAGCGTGGGGAGAACAAAGCCCGTGCTCTTAGAGGTCAACAATGCTACTACGTTTGGTGTTTGCTATGCCTATCCACTTGCCAATGTTAATGGCCTCgtccgcttcgctgaaaaaataaatcgAAACACTAGTTTTGGTTGATTTATTatcagagaaaaatattgttccggctaaaaaaaataATCTAAAAAAACGAATTATAAAATAAACGAACAGGGTCATTGTTCTCCTCACCCTTGCCCTCCGCACGAAACACGGGGTCATCCTCTGGTTCAACTTGTTTTCACTGAGTCATTATAGTTTGTTTTTTAACAACTTGCCATGCCATA belongs to Miscanthus floridulus cultivar M001 chromosome 4, ASM1932011v1, whole genome shotgun sequence and includes:
- the LOC136552667 gene encoding LOW QUALITY PROTEIN: alpha/beta hydrolase domain-containing protein VTE7-like (The sequence of the model RefSeq protein was modified relative to this genomic sequence to represent the inferred CDS: deleted 1 base in 1 codon), with the protein product MPLLLTSSSLPALPLPPLAASPRSRLRVAASSAASAPDGAGATARGTSAAGFPSFLPQAVERIRDGAAIRLAKRIERVPVQTGFSGSAIPSSCVRPLKQQQDADPVVLLHGFDSSVLEWRYTYPLLEEAGLEVWAVDILGWGFSDLETRPPCDVASKREHLYQFWKSYIKRPMVLVGPSLGAAVAIDFSVNYPDAVSKLIFIGASVYSEGPKDMTRMPKFVSYAGVFILKSLPLRFLATSLAFKKTPNEFFDWVQIGRLHCLLPWWEDATVDFMIKGGYNVIDQIKQVKHKCLIMWGEDDGIISSKLAYRLHQELPHAILRQVRQCGHIPHVEKPREAVKHVLEFLARNTPNKSDQSPSEPSVLVNR